A window of the Cloacibacillus sp. An23 genome harbors these coding sequences:
- a CDS encoding glutathione reductase — MDEIRKFLSAPDKNEDEFWESDALIWVDWGDEDESVIEYFNDELPEKDKIRFECVDSDKERGVDIVLEKDGVKLPIPYEDDCTDRDTTLKSIQEYLSPDYQIRWYMGSLGGDTLAFCILTASQWNELEREFGAEKAAYYFAPVREDSRMFDLGADEVCDWLEQREKA, encoded by the coding sequence ATGGATGAGATAAGAAAATTCCTGTCAGCCCCCGACAAAAACGAAGATGAGTTCTGGGAAAGCGACGCGCTCATCTGGGTTGACTGGGGAGACGAGGACGAATCCGTAATCGAGTATTTCAACGACGAGCTGCCGGAAAAGGATAAAATCCGTTTCGAGTGCGTTGATTCGGACAAAGAACGCGGCGTAGACATAGTTCTTGAAAAGGACGGCGTAAAGCTCCCTATTCCCTACGAGGACGACTGCACGGACAGAGACACGACGCTGAAGAGCATTCAGGAATATCTATCGCCCGACTATCAAATCCGCTGGTACATGGGCTCGCTCGGTGGCGACACGCTCGCCTTCTGCATTCTCACAGCTTCGCAGTGGAACGAACTGGAGCGCGAGTTCGGCGCGGAGAAGGCCGCCTACTACTTCGCGCCGGTGCGTGAGGACAGCAGAATGTTCGACCTCGGCGCTGACGAGGTTTGCGACTGGCTGGAGCAGAGGGAGAAGGCGTAA
- a CDS encoding GNAT family N-acetyltransferase, with product MELREIDVKREIAEVMEIIRGAFAQSPWNETWDDEAALREYIDGLTGAPDSLSLGLYDEGRLAAVSLGRIKRWYWGAEYCIDDLCVHPSAQGRGAGTELLKLMEPWLKERGVKSLSLWTKRDAPACGFYRKNGFHEGEDKVIFEKEL from the coding sequence ATGGAGCTCAGAGAAATCGACGTAAAAAGAGAAATCGCCGAAGTTATGGAAATTATACGCGGGGCCTTCGCTCAGTCTCCGTGGAACGAAACGTGGGACGACGAGGCGGCGCTGCGCGAGTATATCGACGGGCTGACCGGAGCGCCCGATTCATTATCGCTCGGCCTTTACGACGAAGGGCGGCTCGCCGCCGTGTCGCTCGGGCGTATAAAACGCTGGTACTGGGGCGCGGAATACTGCATAGACGACCTCTGCGTACACCCGTCGGCGCAGGGCCGCGGCGCTGGTACGGAGCTCCTGAAGCTCATGGAACCGTGGCTGAAAGAGCGCGGCGTGAAAAGCCTTTCGCTCTGGACGAAGCGGGACGCGCCGGCCTGCGGCTTTTATAGAAAGAACGGATTTCACGAGGGCGAGGACAAGGTGATATTCGAGAAGGAGCTTTAG
- a CDS encoding MATE family efflux transporter, translated as MNGDLRKTARELADFSLPLILSGVLQQLYNWADAFIVGNVEGEAALAAVGATATAVGFFVYLIAGFSVGLSVMFAQTYGSGETDKLPRQLSTFSVVLFAVFSALAALGMAAAPALLRLLHTTEDTFAMAEEYLVIVLAGVPFLALYNVYSAALRGVGDSRAPFCAVLVSSAVNVALDLLFVAVFRWSVAGAAAATVASQAAMAVFLVFYGARRHPALRFARGGPLIDRAALAEGCRLGVPPTVQFSVTSVGNLVLQNFMNGFGTPTVAAITTAYRIDTIILLPVINLGSAISTLVAQARGARDTERAGRILTAGAALMAAVSVMLTLLVIPTGSRLIAAFGAGGEAVAIGRDFFLRIASFYWAFGLATAFRGFIEGLGDVLWSSAAGVGTLAFRIAASYALLPLFGNMSIAFAEAFQWLLQLALYASRAVYKKKSQDNYGKA; from the coding sequence ATGAACGGCGATTTAAGAAAAACGGCGCGCGAGCTGGCGGATTTCAGCCTGCCGCTGATACTGAGCGGAGTTCTTCAGCAGCTTTACAACTGGGCCGACGCCTTTATCGTCGGCAACGTCGAGGGCGAGGCGGCGCTCGCAGCCGTCGGTGCTACTGCGACCGCGGTCGGCTTCTTCGTCTATCTCATAGCCGGATTTTCCGTCGGCCTCTCCGTCATGTTCGCGCAGACCTACGGAAGCGGCGAGACGGACAAGCTGCCGCGGCAGCTCTCGACCTTCTCCGTCGTGCTCTTCGCCGTATTCTCCGCCCTCGCGGCTCTCGGCATGGCCGCTGCGCCGGCTCTGCTGCGCCTCCTGCACACGACGGAGGACACCTTCGCGATGGCTGAGGAGTATCTCGTCATCGTGCTCGCCGGCGTTCCTTTTCTTGCGCTCTACAACGTTTATTCCGCCGCGCTGCGCGGCGTCGGAGACAGCCGCGCGCCGTTCTGCGCCGTGCTCGTATCCTCCGCCGTGAACGTCGCGCTCGACCTGCTGTTCGTCGCCGTGTTCCGCTGGAGCGTCGCGGGAGCCGCCGCGGCTACGGTCGCCTCGCAGGCGGCTATGGCGGTTTTCCTCGTCTTTTACGGCGCGCGCAGGCATCCCGCGCTCCGCTTCGCGCGCGGCGGGCCTCTGATAGACCGCGCGGCGCTCGCCGAGGGCTGCCGCCTAGGCGTTCCGCCTACGGTGCAGTTCAGCGTCACGTCGGTGGGCAACCTCGTGCTGCAGAATTTCATGAACGGCTTCGGCACGCCGACGGTCGCGGCGATAACGACGGCCTACAGGATAGACACAATCATACTGCTGCCGGTAATCAACCTCGGCTCGGCTATATCGACGCTCGTCGCGCAGGCCCGCGGCGCGCGCGACACGGAGCGCGCCGGCAGGATATTGACTGCCGGCGCGGCGCTCATGGCGGCGGTCTCGGTAATGCTGACGCTGCTCGTAATCCCGACGGGGAGCCGCCTCATCGCGGCATTCGGAGCGGGCGGAGAGGCCGTCGCCATCGGGCGCGACTTTTTCCTGCGCATCGCGAGCTTCTACTGGGCATTCGGGCTCGCGACCGCCTTCCGCGGCTTTATCGAAGGGCTCGGAGACGTGCTGTGGTCGAGCGCTGCGGGCGTAGGGACGCTGGCTTTCCGCATCGCAGCCTCCTACGCGCTCCTTCCGCTCTTCGGCAACATGTCCATAGCGTTCGCCGAGGCTTTTCAGTGGCTGCTGCAGCTCGCGCTCTACGCGTCGCGCGCTGTTTATAAGAAAAAATCTCAGGATAATTACGGAAAGGCGTGA
- a CDS encoding DMT family transporter → MDVRTRNLLEIHLSVVLFGLTGLFGKFISLPAPYIVLGRVFFASASMGLFFFLRKKNVRLARAADYAAIAAVGAVLALHWTAFYLSVKLSTVAIGVLTFAAYPIFVTFLEPLLFRERLRGADVLAAFVMFGGVLLVVPGFDAGPGMIAGMIWGMAGSLSYAVMSLLNRKFVARYDGSVVAFYEQGTAALLMLPVLLFDRPHVTPADWALLAVLGVVLTGVAHSLFISGMKSVRAQTAGVIASLESVYGIAAAALFIGEFPTLRELAGGAVILGTALLSTLRSSKE, encoded by the coding sequence GTGGACGTCAGGACGCGGAATCTTCTGGAAATTCATCTTTCAGTCGTACTTTTCGGCCTTACGGGGCTTTTCGGCAAATTCATAAGCCTGCCCGCGCCGTACATCGTGCTCGGGCGCGTGTTCTTCGCCTCCGCGTCGATGGGGCTTTTCTTCTTTTTAAGGAAAAAGAATGTGCGTCTGGCCCGCGCCGCCGATTACGCGGCGATCGCCGCGGTCGGGGCGGTGCTCGCGCTCCACTGGACCGCCTTTTATCTTTCAGTCAAGCTCTCGACAGTCGCGATAGGCGTGCTGACCTTCGCCGCTTACCCTATTTTCGTCACTTTCCTCGAGCCGCTGCTGTTCCGTGAAAGGCTGCGCGGCGCTGACGTGCTCGCCGCGTTCGTGATGTTCGGCGGAGTGCTGCTCGTCGTGCCCGGCTTCGATGCGGGGCCCGGCATGATTGCGGGGATGATCTGGGGCATGGCCGGGAGCCTCTCTTACGCGGTGATGTCGCTGCTCAACAGGAAGTTCGTCGCGCGCTACGACGGCAGCGTCGTGGCCTTCTACGAGCAGGGGACTGCGGCGCTTCTGATGCTGCCGGTCCTGCTTTTCGACAGGCCGCACGTCACGCCGGCGGACTGGGCGCTTCTCGCCGTGCTCGGCGTCGTGCTCACAGGCGTCGCGCACTCGCTTTTTATCAGCGGCATGAAGAGCGTGCGCGCGCAGACGGCGGGCGTGATAGCGAGCCTCGAAAGCGTCTACGGCATCGCTGCGGCGGCGCTTTTTATCGGCGAGTTCCCGACGCTTCGCGAGCTCGCGGGCGGAGCGGTGATTTTAGGCACGGCACTGCTTTCGACTCTGCGATCTTCGAAGGAATAG
- a CDS encoding helix-turn-helix transcriptional regulator yields the protein MSEICHPLLAPFVPLVGMLGETLGPDYEVILHDLTPEGTRIIASANERLSGRGADAPMSDFGRFLMTSSEVETLDYIANYPAEARNGRQLRSSVLLIRDAGRKLVGMLCVNYDTTKARMLLDAASFLTAVKPLSFDGPRVERFGGPEDEASFVEEARRRMGRPLEYLTSGERRECVEFLDGRGFFRLKGSIDYLAREMGKSRYTLYADLRAVRKRCGAE from the coding sequence ATGTCAGAGATTTGTCATCCGCTGCTCGCGCCTTTCGTGCCGCTCGTCGGTATGCTCGGCGAGACGCTCGGCCCTGATTACGAGGTAATACTGCACGACCTGACGCCGGAGGGTACGAGGATAATCGCCTCCGCGAACGAGCGTCTTTCGGGGCGCGGCGCGGACGCGCCTATGTCGGACTTCGGGCGCTTTCTCATGACCAGCTCCGAGGTGGAGACGCTGGACTATATCGCTAACTACCCGGCGGAGGCGCGGAACGGGCGGCAGCTCCGTTCGAGCGTCCTGCTGATACGCGACGCGGGGCGGAAGCTCGTCGGGATGCTCTGCGTCAATTACGATACGACGAAGGCGAGGATGCTTCTCGACGCGGCTTCCTTCCTGACCGCGGTAAAGCCGCTTTCCTTCGACGGCCCCAGGGTGGAGAGGTTCGGAGGCCCCGAGGACGAGGCGTCTTTCGTCGAAGAGGCGCGCCGCCGCATGGGCCGCCCGCTCGAGTATCTCACGAGCGGGGAACGCCGGGAGTGCGTGGAATTTCTCGACGGGCGCGGCTTCTTCCGTCTCAAGGGCTCGATAGACTATCTCGCGCGCGAGATGGGGAAGAGCCGCTACACCCTGTACGCCGACCTGCGCGCCGTCAGGAAGCGCTGCGGCGCGGAATAG
- a CDS encoding ornithine cyclodeaminase family protein: protein MLILTREDILKVFSMRDAIEADKKAFVLHTEGSAVVPLRINIDNDARDGQIMFMPAYVGGALNAGGVKIVSCFTGNREKGLPVIPATMAVVDGETGVVSAILDGTTLTQLRTAAISGAAIELLANPDASVGALFGTGGQAPAQLEALMTARRLSEVRVYDALEGRARTFAEQYAPLAGKFGTKLIPAATPKEAVTGADVVTAVTTSREPVFDAADIKDGCHVTGVGAYTPEMREIPAELFARASRIFVDNREAVLAEAGDFIIAEREGKFSPDMISGELGELILGRVEGRRSPQDVTIMKTVGFATLDVVAAAEIVKKAKAAGAGVEVAM, encoded by the coding sequence ATGCTTATTCTTACAAGGGAAGATATTCTTAAGGTTTTTTCGATGCGCGACGCGATAGAGGCCGACAAGAAGGCCTTCGTGCTGCACACGGAGGGCAGCGCCGTCGTGCCGCTGCGCATAAACATCGACAACGACGCGCGCGACGGGCAGATAATGTTCATGCCGGCCTACGTCGGCGGCGCGCTGAACGCGGGCGGCGTGAAGATCGTCTCCTGCTTCACCGGCAACCGCGAAAAGGGGCTGCCCGTCATCCCCGCGACGATGGCGGTCGTGGACGGCGAGACGGGCGTTGTGTCGGCGATACTCGACGGCACGACTCTGACGCAGCTCAGAACGGCGGCGATCTCCGGCGCGGCGATAGAGCTGCTGGCGAACCCGGATGCGAGCGTAGGCGCGCTATTCGGCACCGGAGGCCAGGCCCCCGCGCAGCTCGAAGCTCTTATGACGGCGCGCAGGCTTTCAGAGGTGCGCGTGTACGACGCGCTCGAGGGGCGCGCGCGGACGTTCGCGGAACAGTACGCGCCGCTTGCCGGGAAGTTCGGTACGAAGCTGATTCCAGCCGCTACGCCGAAGGAGGCGGTGACCGGCGCGGACGTAGTGACCGCCGTGACGACCTCGCGCGAACCGGTATTCGACGCCGCGGACATAAAGGACGGCTGCCACGTGACCGGCGTCGGGGCCTACACGCCCGAGATGCGCGAGATACCCGCGGAGCTTTTCGCGCGCGCGTCGCGCATTTTCGTGGACAACCGCGAGGCGGTGCTCGCCGAGGCGGGAGACTTTATAATAGCGGAGCGCGAGGGTAAATTCTCGCCCGATATGATTTCCGGCGAGCTCGGCGAGCTGATACTCGGGCGCGTCGAAGGACGCCGCTCGCCGCAGGACGTCACGATCATGAAGACAGTGGGCTTCGCGACGCTCGACGTGGTCGCCGCCGCCGAGATAGTGAAAAAGGCGAAGGCCGCGGGCGCGGGCGTCGAAGTGGCGATGTAG
- a CDS encoding ROK family protein gives MKYIGLDVGGHTITAGAADFSQSPARLLRAETCAAPSPRTAENLVETAAALVLRLAENGEECFVGMGLPGFVAKDRKTAARLTNYENCDGLALGAMVERRLASLGLRAEAAIENDANCAALGEGMAGAAAGMEDYVVLTLGTGIGAGIVSGGRLVRGAHGMAAECGHMALCGAELTGCGCGGAGHLEEAASADWLERRAKAAGLPADFKKLWQMRAAPEASAMLSPALETLARGIVSVAVALDPEAVILSGGMSRAEGIAEELAERAQKYLPAPFRPYFRLKTSKLGGDAAVIGAASLYKSAA, from the coding sequence ATGAAGTATATCGGCCTCGACGTCGGCGGACACACGATAACGGCGGGCGCGGCCGATTTTTCGCAGAGTCCCGCGCGTCTGCTGCGCGCCGAAACCTGCGCCGCGCCGTCGCCGCGCACGGCTGAGAATCTCGTCGAGACCGCCGCCGCGCTCGTCCTGCGCCTTGCGGAAAACGGCGAAGAGTGCTTCGTCGGCATGGGGCTGCCGGGCTTCGTGGCGAAAGACCGTAAAACCGCCGCGCGGCTCACGAATTACGAAAACTGCGACGGCCTCGCGCTCGGCGCTATGGTCGAGAGGCGTCTCGCGTCCCTTGGCCTGCGCGCCGAAGCGGCGATCGAGAACGACGCTAACTGCGCGGCGCTCGGCGAGGGCATGGCGGGCGCTGCCGCAGGGATGGAGGACTACGTCGTACTGACGCTCGGCACCGGCATCGGCGCGGGCATAGTCTCGGGCGGGCGGCTCGTGCGCGGGGCGCACGGCATGGCCGCGGAATGCGGACACATGGCGCTCTGCGGCGCGGAGCTCACGGGCTGCGGCTGCGGCGGCGCGGGCCATCTCGAAGAGGCCGCATCGGCGGATTGGCTCGAACGACGCGCTAAGGCCGCCGGACTTCCCGCCGATTTCAAAAAGCTCTGGCAAATGCGCGCCGCGCCCGAAGCCAGCGCGATGCTATCTCCCGCGCTCGAAACGCTTGCGCGCGGCATAGTTTCCGTCGCCGTCGCGCTCGACCCGGAAGCCGTGATACTGAGCGGCGGAATGAGCCGCGCGGAAGGCATAGCGGAAGAGCTTGCGGAGCGCGCGCAAAAGTACCTGCCCGCGCCCTTCCGTCCGTATTTCCGCCTGAAGACCTCGAAACTCGGCGGAGACGCAGCCGTGATAGGCGCCGCCTCTCTGTACAAAAGCGCGGCGTGA
- a CDS encoding M55 family metallopeptidase, producing the protein MKIFISSDMEGSTGVVSTAQVTAGRPEYPFGRARQLGDVSAAVRGALDAGAERVIICDAHCSMTNLDVAEFGGSVLLASGSPKVLGMVEGAEGCDAAFFTGYHAMAGTEKAVLDHSYDRHTIYGIAVNGVKMGETGVNALLCGALGVPVAFVSGDDALCAEARSLLGPQARLCSVKEGLGRGAALCRTPEETEAEIYAAAKEAAEAARRGELRPFTLEGPYVLEISFMNTLQTDAAALVPGARRVSGRALRFECEEVFELRRFICTSCDIANAAKESY; encoded by the coding sequence GTGAAAATATTTATAAGCTCAGATATGGAGGGCTCGACCGGCGTCGTCAGCACGGCGCAGGTGACGGCGGGCCGTCCCGAATATCCCTTCGGGCGCGCGCGCCAGCTCGGCGACGTGAGCGCGGCCGTGCGCGGCGCGCTCGACGCCGGGGCGGAGCGCGTGATAATCTGCGACGCCCACTGCTCCATGACGAACCTCGACGTCGCGGAGTTCGGAGGCTCCGTACTTCTCGCTAGCGGCTCTCCGAAGGTGCTCGGCATGGTCGAGGGCGCGGAGGGCTGCGACGCGGCGTTCTTCACCGGCTATCACGCGATGGCCGGGACGGAGAAGGCCGTGCTCGACCACAGCTACGACAGACACACTATCTACGGCATCGCGGTCAACGGCGTAAAAATGGGCGAGACCGGCGTGAACGCGCTGCTCTGCGGAGCGCTGGGCGTCCCCGTCGCGTTCGTCTCCGGCGACGACGCGCTCTGCGCCGAGGCGCGCAGTCTGCTCGGACCGCAGGCGCGGCTCTGCTCGGTAAAAGAGGGGCTCGGGCGAGGCGCGGCGCTCTGCCGCACGCCGGAGGAGACGGAGGCTGAAATTTACGCCGCCGCTAAAGAAGCTGCAGAGGCTGCGCGGCGCGGCGAGCTTCGTCCGTTCACGCTTGAAGGGCCATACGTCTTGGAAATATCCTTCATGAACACGTTACAGACCGACGCGGCGGCTCTCGTCCCGGGCGCTCGCCGCGTCTCGGGACGCGCGCTGCGCTTCGAATGCGAAGAGGTATTCGAGCTGCGGCGCTTCATTTGCACGTCGTGTGACATTGCGAACGCCGCGAAGGAGAGCTATTAA
- the ychF gene encoding redox-regulated ATPase YchF, which yields MLHCGIIGLPLSGKSTVFNVITRAGAEVKPYAGGKTDPNKAVVPVPDKRFDALVGIHAPRKETPAQVEFVDLAGLSRGAGKGEGLGNAFLSFVADADALIHVIRCFANPAVEHPEGSIDPVRDWDIVDNELIFRDLGVIDNRLSKLRAKKKLTPDEDKEKALLEKCYDCLMEEKPLSSIELKPEETRQLRGFAFVTSKPQIILLNLDESQNEETKIPKWDELKKRAEERGAKLCTLYGSLEMDVMDLDPEEAKEFTEGLNITEPGRERLIEEAYRVLGLISFFTCGPDEVRAWTLHKGETAVDAAGTIHSDLARGFIRAQVVAFDDYMAHGHSFDECRKAGVLRLEGKEYIVKDGDMIEIRFNV from the coding sequence ATGCTGCATTGCGGAATTATCGGGCTGCCGTTGAGCGGCAAGAGCACTGTTTTCAACGTTATAACGAGGGCCGGCGCCGAGGTGAAGCCATACGCCGGAGGCAAGACGGACCCGAACAAGGCCGTCGTCCCCGTGCCGGACAAGCGCTTCGACGCTCTTGTCGGGATACATGCGCCGCGCAAGGAGACCCCGGCGCAGGTGGAATTCGTAGACCTCGCCGGACTTTCGCGCGGGGCCGGCAAGGGCGAGGGGCTCGGCAACGCCTTCCTTTCGTTCGTAGCCGACGCCGACGCTTTGATACACGTCATCCGATGCTTCGCGAACCCGGCGGTCGAGCATCCGGAGGGGAGCATAGACCCCGTACGCGACTGGGACATAGTGGACAACGAACTTATCTTCCGCGACCTCGGCGTGATAGACAACCGCCTCTCGAAGCTGCGCGCGAAGAAGAAGCTCACGCCGGACGAAGACAAGGAAAAGGCGTTGCTTGAAAAATGCTACGACTGCCTCATGGAGGAAAAGCCGCTTTCGAGCATCGAGCTGAAGCCCGAGGAGACGCGCCAGCTTCGCGGCTTCGCCTTCGTCACGTCGAAGCCGCAGATAATTCTGCTGAACCTCGACGAGAGCCAGAACGAAGAGACGAAGATCCCGAAGTGGGATGAGCTTAAAAAGCGCGCGGAAGAGCGCGGGGCGAAGCTTTGCACGCTCTACGGCAGCCTCGAGATGGACGTCATGGACCTCGACCCCGAGGAGGCGAAGGAGTTCACCGAAGGGCTCAACATCACGGAGCCGGGGCGCGAACGCCTCATCGAAGAGGCCTACCGCGTGCTCGGCCTCATCAGCTTCTTCACCTGCGGCCCGGACGAGGTGCGCGCCTGGACGCTGCACAAGGGAGAGACCGCCGTGGACGCGGCGGGGACGATACACTCCGACCTCGCGCGCGGCTTCATCAGGGCGCAGGTCGTCGCCTTCGACGACTACATGGCGCACGGCCACTCCTTCGACGAATGCCGCAAGGCCGGGGTGCTGAGGCTCGAAGGCAAGGAATATATAGTCAAAGACGGAGACATGATAGAGATACGCTTCAACGTCTAA
- a CDS encoding BMP family ABC transporter substrate-binding protein: MKKIFCFMLSALIIVFSAGGCLAAERIALMLEGADPVAMPNSFNGICCSGLEMARERYGRKIQTEVYNAYGDAALLEPLLREASSESDLVIITSSLYVPALRAVKDEFPDCTYVVFDSRGMEGVTNIVFREEEGGFLAGVLAAMMTGEKDMARINGDFVIGIILGEDVPPARRFKLGYRAGSWYTSPGVEVLCEYTGSFTDASKVAAAARKLSRGGADVIFCAAGPASLSAIKDAVSGGWWCIGVDSELETEFPDAVLASVVKRSGHVVARVIENYMDGKLPKDSFSIGLAEGCMDISTWTRESKMNVPVEIRDKIDEIAEKIKNGLIVINEKSYGGVSAS, translated from the coding sequence ATGAAAAAAATTTTCTGTTTCATGCTTTCGGCTCTGATTATCGTTTTCTCCGCCGGCGGATGTCTTGCGGCGGAAAGGATAGCCCTTATGCTCGAAGGGGCCGACCCCGTGGCTATGCCTAATAGCTTCAACGGGATATGCTGCAGCGGGCTCGAGATGGCGCGCGAGCGCTACGGCAGGAAGATACAGACGGAGGTCTACAACGCCTACGGCGACGCGGCCCTGCTCGAGCCGCTGCTGCGCGAAGCCTCGAGCGAGTCCGACCTCGTTATAATAACGTCGTCCCTCTACGTTCCGGCGCTCAGGGCCGTCAAGGACGAATTCCCCGACTGCACCTACGTGGTCTTCGACAGCCGCGGCATGGAGGGCGTCACCAACATCGTCTTCCGCGAGGAGGAGGGAGGCTTCCTCGCCGGAGTCCTCGCCGCGATGATGACGGGCGAAAAAGACATGGCGCGGATCAACGGAGACTTCGTGATAGGCATAATACTCGGGGAGGACGTGCCTCCGGCGCGGCGCTTCAAGCTCGGCTACAGGGCCGGCTCGTGGTACACGTCGCCCGGCGTCGAGGTGCTGTGCGAATACACGGGCAGCTTCACCGACGCCTCGAAGGTAGCCGCAGCGGCGAGGAAGCTCAGCCGCGGCGGGGCCGACGTGATATTCTGCGCCGCGGGCCCGGCCTCTCTGTCTGCGATAAAGGACGCTGTTTCCGGAGGATGGTGGTGCATCGGAGTTGACAGCGAGCTTGAGACGGAATTTCCAGACGCGGTGCTCGCGAGCGTGGTGAAGCGGAGCGGGCACGTAGTCGCGCGCGTCATCGAGAACTATATGGACGGCAAGCTGCCGAAGGACAGCTTCTCGATAGGCCTCGCCGAAGGGTGCATGGACATATCGACGTGGACGCGCGAATCGAAGATGAACGTGCCGGTAGAGATCCGCGATAAAATAGACGAGATAGCCGAAAAAATAAAAAACGGCCTCATAGTAATAAACGAAAAAAGCTACGGCGGCGTCTCCGCGAGCTGA
- a CDS encoding M23 family metallopeptidase: MRKFMKLCAAAALAVLLAAGCGAADVAVKAPSEVKIGRPFLVRVEARAETLSDVKVSWLGQEAPLSAAPDGVYSVLLGSDVKGTEPGEAELAVTFRSGGGDEERVAHRVKLLPHSYPAEKLTVAPSKASPPSKEAERIKREAELGRAAVMSTRPGHAPSLPLVRPVPGIFTSNYGKSRWFNGKFSGRHGGADMRAKTGTQVKAAADGVVTLAGDFYFAGRCVYVDHGAGFTTFYCHLSKISVKAGGEVKAGQTIGLSGSSGRVTGPHLHFSTAWRGIYFDPEPLLAK, from the coding sequence ATGAGAAAATTCATGAAATTATGCGCGGCGGCGGCTTTAGCCGTGCTTTTGGCGGCGGGCTGCGGAGCCGCCGACGTCGCGGTGAAAGCGCCGTCAGAGGTAAAAATCGGCAGGCCGTTCCTTGTACGCGTAGAGGCGCGCGCAGAGACGCTCTCCGACGTAAAGGTGTCGTGGCTCGGGCAGGAAGCGCCGCTTTCCGCCGCGCCGGACGGGGTATATTCAGTTCTGCTCGGAAGCGACGTAAAGGGGACGGAGCCCGGCGAGGCCGAGCTCGCCGTTACGTTCCGCTCCGGCGGCGGAGACGAGGAGCGCGTCGCGCATCGCGTGAAGCTGCTGCCGCACAGCTATCCCGCCGAAAAATTGACCGTCGCGCCGTCGAAGGCGTCGCCTCCGTCTAAGGAGGCGGAGCGCATAAAACGAGAAGCGGAGCTCGGGCGCGCCGCCGTGATGAGTACGCGTCCGGGGCACGCTCCATCGCTGCCGCTCGTCCGTCCCGTGCCGGGGATATTCACCTCGAATTACGGCAAGAGCCGGTGGTTCAACGGCAAATTCAGCGGACGCCACGGCGGCGCGGACATGCGCGCCAAGACAGGCACTCAGGTCAAGGCCGCGGCGGACGGCGTCGTGACGCTCGCGGGGGATTTCTACTTCGCTGGGCGCTGCGTCTACGTCGATCACGGCGCGGGCTTCACGACATTTTACTGCCACCTCTCGAAGATCTCCGTCAAGGCCGGAGGCGAGGTGAAGGCCGGACAGACGATAGGGCTCTCGGGCAGCAGCGGGCGCGTCACCGGGCCGCACCTGCATTTCAGCACCGCGTGGCGCGGCATATACTTCGACCCGGAGCCGCTTCTCGCCAAATAG
- a CDS encoding AraC family transcriptional regulator — MEAYSLHGNGRGFPDHFHAHYVAGIVADGRRALRCAGRSAELRAGDVMLLNPGDSHGCSPLGGAPLEYRALNISRAAMEKAAARLGLTETPRFAANVMPRAEAGELLDALHRAVMEGVPGEKQQNLFDGLLTRLLAPRPARSESEKTARETSAQVSALRRYIERHYAESLSLDGLLAMTNLSKFAMIRAFAKETGLTPYRYLQAERLEMAKVFLRGGMTPAEAADAAGFADQSHLTNYFREFTGLTPKQYQKIFSE, encoded by the coding sequence ATAGAGGCCTACTCGCTGCACGGGAACGGGCGCGGCTTCCCGGATCATTTCCACGCGCACTACGTCGCCGGCATCGTCGCGGACGGGCGGCGCGCGCTGCGCTGCGCGGGACGGAGCGCGGAGCTTCGCGCCGGCGACGTGATGCTGCTCAACCCGGGCGACAGCCACGGCTGTTCCCCGCTCGGCGGCGCGCCGCTCGAATACCGCGCGCTCAACATAAGCCGCGCCGCGATGGAAAAGGCCGCCGCCCGCTTGGGACTTACAGAAACGCCGAGATTCGCGGCGAACGTCATGCCGCGCGCGGAGGCCGGAGAGCTTCTCGACGCGCTGCACCGCGCGGTCATGGAGGGCGTGCCGGGAGAAAAACAGCAAAATCTGTTCGACGGGCTGCTCACGCGGCTTCTGGCGCCCCGCCCCGCGCGCAGTGAAAGCGAAAAGACGGCGCGCGAAACGTCCGCTCAGGTGTCGGCGCTGCGCCGCTACATCGAACGCCACTACGCGGAAAGCCTGTCGCTCGACGGACTGCTCGCTATGACGAACCTCTCGAAATTCGCCATGATACGCGCTTTCGCCAAAGAGACCGGGCTCACGCCATACCGGTACCTTCAGGCCGAGCGGCTCGAAATGGCGAAAGTTTTCCTGCGCGGCGGCATGACGCCGGCCGAGGCTGCGGACGCCGCCGGCTTCGCCGACCAGAGCCATCTCACCAACTACTTCCGCGAATTCACCGGCCTCACGCCGAAGCAGTACCAGAAAATTTTTTCGGAATGA